In a genomic window of Flavobacterium lipolyticum:
- the sppA gene encoding signal peptide peptidase SppA — protein MKFLGNVIATVIGIFVFIILFFFGVILIGAIFGGDDAVSVKSDSVIELNLKQIQNDYAGKYKDPWVTVFSDKKGIGLTDVINAIEAAKTDDNIKGISILNDESSLGLAQYKDLRNALESFKKSGKFVWAYANTYSQKEYYLNSVANTIYLNPAGDLDFKGLSSEVMFFKDFQEKSGIHMEVIRHGKYKSAVEPFLENKMSDANREQVTALLNSIWTTVTTDISKSRNIPLPKLNEIANGLLARTPEMAKAQNLIDVIAYEDVYHNAIKKALKVTGDDDYNKISILDYTQNNITTALTNTATDQIAIIYAQGEIQGGEGDVTVIGEGSMRRSLQEARKNEDVKAIVLRIDSPGGSALTSDLIWREIEITKKVKPVVVSMGNYAASGGYYIACNANKIFAESNTITGSIGVFGVLPNFTPLAHKLGINTEQVKTHENSANYSPFVPVDEKFKAFTLEGVEHIYKTFVTHVAEGRKMTFAQVDSIAQGRVWSGSEALKIGLVDQIGGLNDAIAEAAKIAKIKTYSTQNYPEYQKTFNDLLSNLPFAQSKEAFIKEEIGEENYMLIEQVKRLQKQKGVQAMLPFGINIK, from the coding sequence ATGAAGTTTTTAGGAAATGTAATTGCCACTGTTATTGGTATTTTTGTATTTATTATCCTCTTCTTTTTTGGGGTCATTCTTATTGGAGCAATTTTTGGAGGAGACGATGCAGTTTCTGTGAAAAGTGATTCTGTTATTGAATTAAATTTAAAACAAATTCAAAACGATTATGCCGGAAAATACAAAGACCCGTGGGTAACTGTTTTTTCAGATAAAAAAGGCATCGGCTTAACAGATGTAATCAATGCTATTGAAGCGGCGAAAACCGATGATAACATTAAAGGAATCTCTATTTTAAATGATGAGTCATCTTTAGGTCTGGCACAATACAAAGATTTGAGAAATGCACTTGAAAGTTTCAAAAAATCAGGAAAGTTTGTATGGGCATATGCCAATACGTACTCGCAAAAAGAATATTATCTGAATTCTGTAGCCAATACTATTTATTTGAATCCTGCCGGAGATTTAGATTTCAAAGGTCTTTCGTCTGAGGTGATGTTCTTCAAAGATTTTCAGGAAAAATCGGGCATTCACATGGAAGTGATTCGTCACGGAAAATACAAAAGTGCTGTTGAACCTTTTCTGGAAAATAAAATGAGTGATGCCAACAGAGAACAGGTTACTGCTCTTTTAAACTCCATCTGGACTACGGTTACGACTGATATTTCAAAAAGCAGAAATATTCCGCTACCGAAACTAAATGAAATCGCCAATGGATTACTGGCCAGAACTCCGGAAATGGCAAAAGCACAAAATCTGATAGATGTTATTGCCTATGAAGATGTGTACCATAACGCGATCAAAAAAGCGCTAAAAGTAACGGGTGATGACGATTACAATAAAATTTCGATTTTAGATTATACTCAAAACAACATTACAACTGCCCTGACCAATACTGCAACTGACCAAATTGCTATTATTTATGCACAGGGTGAAATACAAGGCGGCGAAGGAGATGTTACCGTAATTGGTGAAGGTTCTATGCGACGTTCTTTACAGGAGGCACGTAAAAATGAAGACGTAAAAGCAATCGTACTAAGAATAGACAGTCCGGGAGGAAGTGCTTTGACTTCTGACCTGATCTGGAGAGAAATCGAGATAACCAAAAAAGTAAAACCGGTTGTGGTTTCTATGGGAAATTATGCCGCATCGGGCGGTTACTACATTGCCTGCAACGCCAACAAAATTTTTGCAGAAAGCAATACGATTACAGGTTCTATAGGTGTTTTTGGAGTATTGCCTAACTTCACTCCTTTAGCCCATAAATTAGGAATCAACACAGAGCAGGTAAAAACACATGAAAACTCTGCAAATTACAGTCCGTTTGTACCTGTTGACGAAAAATTTAAAGCCTTTACTTTAGAAGGAGTTGAGCATATTTACAAAACCTTTGTAACACATGTTGCGGAAGGCCGAAAAATGACTTTTGCTCAGGTGGATTCGATCGCACAAGGAAGAGTCTGGTCAGGAAGCGAAGCTTTAAAAATTGGATTAGTAGATCAGATTGGAGGTTTGAATGACGCTATTGCTGAAGCTGCAAAAATTGCAAAAATCAAAACGTACAGCACACAAAACTATCCTGAATACCAGAAAACATTCAATGACCTTCTTTCCAATCTGCCATTTGCGCAATCAAAAGAAGCATTTATCAAGGAAGAAATTGGCGAAGAAAATTATATGCTTATTGAGCAGGTTAAAAGACTTCAAAAACAAAAAGGAGTTCAGGCCATGCTTCCATTTGGAATAAACATTAAATAG
- a CDS encoding carboxypeptidase-like regulatory domain-containing protein, with translation MKDKVILWSFFLFGFYAGAQKIQTKKVVVDKLTKLPLEKVNIYNQKDNSLTNEEGVFSFISDQDELNFSLIGYENLKLSFAEINKQDTIFLQSKTIELDEVVVGEEMAIMKKVYAKMKENYIFEPYNENFFLRCVLKRNDELERLQDIYGKVSRKSIFKTKTQPDNKCEVEILNMRKVGIKDKADFVYFEFQSFEKLFDINAMISIKTEDFELTKEKNVAGDFFKISFIKKSENTIEQKTSGYFIINKNDYAIVETYFDLYDNGEKVPFQKKDKVEYRTTSFKTTSNYKKSASTNKYYLNNAKSDVRVELLVSEKNIKAFYDYSTNFFVTNSFIAEKAKSNLSMDKDIFKVKFPYSEQFWKSQNQLPLTSNLSAFLKRVSENKENKKEFEIVGNF, from the coding sequence ATGAAAGATAAAGTAATTCTGTGGAGTTTTTTTCTCTTTGGCTTTTATGCCGGGGCTCAAAAAATCCAAACTAAAAAAGTGGTAGTCGATAAATTGACAAAGCTTCCTCTGGAAAAAGTAAATATTTACAATCAAAAGGACAATTCACTAACGAATGAGGAAGGTGTTTTTTCTTTTATTTCCGATCAGGATGAATTGAATTTTAGTTTGATTGGATATGAAAATCTGAAACTCAGCTTTGCCGAAATAAACAAACAGGATACGATCTTTTTGCAAAGTAAAACCATTGAACTTGATGAAGTAGTAGTGGGAGAAGAAATGGCTATAATGAAAAAAGTATATGCCAAAATGAAAGAGAATTACATATTCGAACCTTACAATGAAAACTTCTTCTTGCGATGTGTCTTGAAACGAAATGATGAATTAGAAAGATTACAGGATATTTATGGTAAAGTATCGAGAAAAAGCATCTTTAAAACCAAAACACAACCTGACAATAAATGTGAAGTTGAGATTTTGAATATGAGGAAAGTTGGGATAAAAGATAAGGCTGATTTTGTGTATTTCGAATTTCAGAGTTTCGAAAAATTATTTGATATAAATGCTATGATCTCTATCAAAACGGAAGATTTCGAACTTACTAAGGAAAAAAATGTAGCAGGTGATTTTTTTAAAATTAGTTTTATCAAAAAGTCAGAAAATACAATTGAACAAAAAACCAGTGGCTATTTTATAATTAATAAGAATGACTATGCTATTGTAGAAACCTATTTTGATCTTTATGATAATGGAGAAAAAGTACCATTTCAAAAAAAGGACAAAGTAGAATATCGAACCACGAGTTTTAAAACCACTTCAAATTATAAGAAGAGTGCCAGCACCAATAAATATTATTTGAATAACGCAAAATCGGATGTTAGGGTAGAATTACTTGTAAGTGAAAAAAATATAAAAGCTTTTTATGATTACAGTACCAATTTTTTTGTAACCAATAGTTTTATTGCTGAAAAAGCAAAGTCGAATTTGTCGATGGATAAGGATATTTTTAAAGTGAAATTTCCTTACTCAGAACAATTTTGGAAAAGCCAGAACCAACTACCTTTAACAAGCAATTTAAGTGCATTTTTGAAGAGGGTTTCAGAAAACAAAGAGAACAAGAAAGAGTTTGAAATAGTTGGAAACTTCTAA
- the folK gene encoding 2-amino-4-hydroxy-6-hydroxymethyldihydropteridine diphosphokinase: protein MKSQHQIVLSIGSNQGNRLTNIETCIDLIHKEVGTVIRVSKLYETPAWGFESDAFYNCALVLHTYLSAQKVLSQVLKVEKKLGRIRSEQQGYQSRIIDIDLITYDDETIESEKLQIPHPLMQNRKFVLLPMQDLGLDWEHPVFQKSITELIAISPDDSVCEVVQELKNPIREIALENFNYIAFEGNIGAGKTTLVQKIAEDFNAKMVLERFADNPFLPKFYKDQNRYAFPLEMSFLADRYQQLSDDLAQFDLFKDFIVADYHIFKSLIFAKITLAEDEYRLYRNLFDIIYKEMPKPDLYVYLYQNSERLLQNIKKRGRNYEQNIEAGYLDKINNGYLEYIKSQTDLNVLIIDVSDRDFVKNHKDYLFILDEIQKKIFN from the coding sequence ATGAAGTCACAGCATCAAATCGTTTTATCAATAGGCAGCAATCAGGGAAACAGGTTAACAAACATCGAAACGTGTATCGATTTGATACATAAAGAAGTGGGGACTGTAATCAGGGTTTCAAAACTGTATGAAACTCCTGCCTGGGGGTTTGAAAGTGATGCTTTTTATAATTGCGCATTGGTTTTGCATACCTATTTATCGGCGCAAAAAGTATTAAGTCAGGTTCTAAAAGTAGAAAAAAAATTAGGCCGAATCAGATCTGAGCAACAAGGGTATCAGTCCCGAATTATCGACATTGATCTGATTACTTACGATGATGAAACTATCGAGTCCGAAAAATTGCAGATTCCACATCCGTTAATGCAAAACAGAAAGTTTGTGCTGCTTCCTATGCAGGATTTAGGTTTAGACTGGGAACATCCTGTTTTTCAAAAATCCATTACAGAATTAATTGCAATCTCGCCTGACGATAGTGTTTGTGAAGTAGTTCAGGAATTGAAAAATCCGATACGCGAAATTGCATTGGAGAACTTCAACTACATTGCTTTCGAAGGAAATATCGGGGCAGGGAAAACCACTTTGGTGCAAAAAATAGCGGAGGATTTTAATGCAAAAATGGTTTTAGAACGTTTTGCTGACAATCCTTTTTTGCCAAAATTTTACAAAGATCAGAACAGGTATGCTTTTCCGTTGGAAATGTCTTTTCTGGCAGACCGTTATCAGCAGTTATCGGATGATCTGGCACAATTTGATTTGTTTAAAGATTTTATTGTAGCCGATTATCATATCTTTAAATCCTTGATTTTTGCTAAAATTACCCTTGCCGAAGACGAGTATCGATTGTATCGAAACTTGTTTGATATTATCTATAAAGAAATGCCAAAACCTGATTTGTATGTTTATTTGTATCAGAATTCTGAAAGGCTGCTGCAAAACATCAAAAAACGCGGACGCAACTATGAGCAGAATATTGAGGCGGGTTATCTTGATAAAATTAATAATGGCTATTTAGAATATATTAAATCCCAAACTGATTTAAACGTGCTGATTATTGATGTTTCCGATCGCGATTTCGTGAAAAACCATAAAGATTACCTTTTTATCTTGGACGAAATCCAGAAGAAGATTTTTAATTAG
- a CDS encoding RNA methyltransferase: MRKLENSELDRKSIEDFKKSDKTPLILVLDDIRSLHNIGSVFRTADAFLIEKIILCGITATPPNKEIHKTALGATETVAWEHHENVLEVIENLKKENILTLAIEQVESSIFLQDFKTEKNQKYALVFGNEVYGVAQEAVALCDGCIEIPQLGTKHSLNIAVSAGIVVWDLFQKLNWPK, from the coding sequence ATGAGAAAACTTGAAAATAGCGAACTGGACCGTAAATCGATAGAGGATTTTAAAAAATCAGACAAAACTCCTTTAATTTTAGTCTTAGATGATATTCGCAGTCTGCACAATATTGGATCTGTGTTCAGGACCGCTGATGCATTTTTAATTGAAAAAATAATCCTGTGCGGTATTACCGCCACTCCACCCAATAAAGAAATTCACAAAACGGCTCTTGGCGCTACTGAGACTGTGGCCTGGGAACATCACGAAAATGTATTGGAAGTAATCGAAAATCTTAAAAAAGAAAATATCCTGACGCTTGCCATCGAACAAGTTGAAAGTTCTATTTTCCTTCAGGATTTTAAAACGGAGAAAAATCAGAAGTATGCATTGGTTTTTGGCAATGAGGTTTACGGAGTTGCTCAGGAAGCAGTTGCTCTTTGCGACGGCTGTATTGAAATCCCGCAATTAGGCACCAAACACTCTTTAAATATTGCGGTAAGCGCCGGAATTGTGGTTTGGGATTTATTTCAGAAATTAAACTGGCCAAAATAA
- a CDS encoding DUF1573 domain-containing protein, with translation MKKIILIAMLAVVGITASNAQSTKKGKIAKVEGAGMAFETETIDYGTIAHNADGKREFVFVNNGTKPLIITNTTGSCGCTVPTTPKEPIAPGAKGIIGVKYATDRVGAFTKTVTVTSNAEGQPTKVLTIKGTVLPDPVKS, from the coding sequence ATGAAAAAAATAATTTTAATCGCTATGTTAGCTGTAGTTGGAATTACAGCTTCTAATGCTCAAAGCACTAAAAAAGGTAAAATTGCCAAAGTTGAAGGTGCAGGAATGGCTTTCGAAACAGAAACCATTGATTATGGAACTATTGCTCATAATGCAGATGGAAAACGTGAGTTTGTTTTTGTAAACAATGGAACTAAACCTCTTATCATCACAAACACAACCGGATCTTGCGGTTGTACAGTACCAACAACTCCAAAAGAGCCAATCGCTCCTGGTGCTAAAGGTATTATTGGTGTAAAATATGCTACTGACAGAGTTGGTGCTTTTACAAAAACTGTAACTGTAACTTCTAATGCTGAAGGACAACCAACAAAAGTGCTTACTATTAAAGGTACTGTTTTACCAGATCCGGTAAAAAGCTAA